In the Populus trichocarpa isolate Nisqually-1 chromosome 1, P.trichocarpa_v4.1, whole genome shotgun sequence genome, one interval contains:
- the LOC18094702 gene encoding nuclear pore complex protein NUP107 — protein sequence MEDVEMDVSNSYFDPEDLTIREQFRRYGKRHSISSVSPHQDGPVSKFSESRLLYDGNNIHSPTNAALILENIKQEVDSIETYHFEGATTPARNQSAIKRRSSVDSRGGFSEADLGIDSGARFGSQSLKACKIEDETLTDSGETTFGLFASLFDSAIQGLMPIRDLILRFEKSCRDVSESIRYGPNIWHRVVEDKLMRQKAQFLLDEAATWSLLWYLYGKVTEEPPEELIVSPSTSHLEACQFVVNDHTAQLCLRILQWLEGLASKALDLESKVQGSHVGTYLPKSGIWHQTQRFLQKGASNTNTVQHLDFDAPTREHAHQLLDDKKQDESLLEDIWTLLRAGRLENALDLCRSAGQPWRAATLCPFGGLDLVPSVEALVKNGKNRMLQAIELESGIGHQWHLWKWASYCASEKIAEQNGGKYEVAVYAAQCSNLKRILPICTNWESACWAMSKSWLDARVDLELARSQPGRTVQLKSYGDVGDGSPGQIDGAAHAAGPENWPQQVLNQQPRNLSALLQKLHSGELVNEAVSRGCKEQHRQIEMDLMLGNIPHLLDMIWSWIAPSEDDQNIFRPHGDSQMIRFGAHLVLVLRYLHAEEMQDSFREKLMTVGDLILHMYVMFLFSKQHEELVGIYASQLARHRCIDLFVHMMELRLNSSVHVKYKIFLSAMEYLPFSSEDDSKGSFEEIIERILLRSREVKGGKYDKSSDVAEQHRLQSLEKATSIQWLCFTPPSTITNVKEVSVKLLLRALTHSNILFREFALISMWRVPAMPIGAHALLSLLAEPLKQLSELPNSLEDYVSENLKEFQDWSEYYSSDATYRNWLKIEIENGEVPPLELSVEDKQRATAAAKETLNSSMSLLLRKGNPWLASPDDETFESTMLVFLELHATAMLCLPSGECMHPDATICTALMSALYSSVCEEVVLRRQLMVNVTISPRDNYCIEIVLRCLAVEGDGLGSHQVSDGGVLGTVMAAGFKGELARFQAGVTMEISRLDAWYTSADGTLEGPATYIVRGLCRRCCLPEIILRCMQVSVSLMESGNPPECHDELMELVACPDTGFLQLFSQQQLQEFLLFEREYEICNMELQEELAS from the exons atggagGATGTTGAAATGGATGTGTCCAACAGCTACTTCGACCCCGAAGATCTTACCATAAGAGAACAGTTTCGCCGTTACGG GAAAAGGCACTCGATATCAAGCGTTTCACCCCATCAAGATGGTCCCGTTTCCAAGTTCAGTGAGTCCAGGCTGTTGTATGATGGGAATAATATTCACAGCCCCACCAATGCTGCACTTATTCTAGAAAACATCAAGCAAGAGGTTGACAGCATTGAGACCTATCATTTTGAAGGTGCTACTACGCCTGCGAGGAATCAATCTGCAATCAAAAGGAGATCGTCTGTTGATAGCCGTGGTGGATTTTCAGAGGCTGATCTTGGTATTGATTCAGGTGCTCGATTTGGAAGCCAATCACTTAAAGCTTGCAAGATTGAGGATGAGACATTGACGGATAGTGGAGAGACTACTTTTGGTTTATTTGCGTCTCTTTTTGATTCTGCTATTCAAG GGTTGATGCCAATTCGTGATCTCATTTTAAGATTTGAAAAATCATGCCGGGATGTTTCAGAGTCCATTAG GTATGGGCCCAATATATGGCATCGGGTTGTAGAGGACAAATTGATGAGACAGAAGGCTCAGTTCTTGCTTGACGAGGCTGCTACCTGGTCTCTCCTTTGGTACCTCTATGGGAAAG tTACAGAGGAGCCCCCTGAAGAGCTGATTGTG TCACCATCAACATCACATTTGGAGGCTTGCCAGTTTGTCGTGAATGACCATACAGCACAGTTGTGCCTCCGAATCCTTCAATGGCTGGAAGGGTTAGCCTCTAAAGCCCTTGATTTGGAAAGCAAG GTGCAAGGATCTCATGTTGGTACCTATCTTCCAAAGTCAGGAATTTGGCACCAGACACAACGGTTTCTACAGAAAGGTGCCTCCAATACAAATACTGTTCAACACTTGGATTTTGATGCTCCAACCCGAGAACATGCGCATCAGTTACTGGATGACaaa AAACAAGATGAATCTCTTCTGGAGGATATCTGGACCCTATTGAGGGCTGGAAGACTGGAAAACGCACTAGACCTTTGCCGCTCAGCTGGACAG CCATGGAGAGCTGCAACTTTATGTCCATTTGGAGGATTGGACCTTGTTCCTTCTGTTGAAGCCCTGGTGAAAAATGGGAAGAACAGAATGCTGCAAGCCATTGAATTAGAAAGTGGCATTGGTCACCAATGGCATTTATGGAAATGGGCTTCCTATTGTGCGTCAGAG AAAATTGCTGAGCAAAATGGTGGGAAATATGAAGTAGCTGTATATGCAGCACAATGCAGCAACTTGAAGCGGATACTTCCAATCTGTACAAACTGGGAG TCAGCATGCTGGGCAATGTCAAAGTCCTGGCTTGATGCTCGGGTGGACTTAGAACTAGCTCGCTCACAACCAGGAAGAACGGTGCAGCTTAAAAGCTATGGAGATGTTGGTGATGGAAGTCCTGGACAAATTGATGGTGCTGCTCATGCAGCTGGACCAGAAAATTGGCCACAACAAGTTCTGAACCAGCAACCACGGAACCTTTCAGCACTTCTTCAGAAACTCCACTCAGG TGAACTGGTTAATGAAGCGGTTAGTCGAGGATGCAAGGAGCAGCACCGGCAAATTGAG ATGGATTTAATGTTAGGGAATATACCACATCTTCTAGACATGATCTGGTCATGGATAGCACCTTCGGAGGATGATCAAAATATcttcag GCCACATGGCGATTCTCAGATGATTCGTTTTGGTGCTCACCTAGTGCTTGTGCTGAGGTATTTACATGCTGAGGAAATGCAGGATTCTTTTAGAGAGAAGCTCATGACTGTTGGTGATCTCATTCTTCATAT GTATGTGATGTTTCTGTTCTCAAAGCAACATGAGGAGTTGGTTGGGATCTACGCTTCTCAGCTTGCACGTCACCGTTGCATTGACCTCTTTGTGCATATGATGGAGCTGAGGCTAAATAGCAG TGTGCatgtcaaatataaaattttcctTTCTGCTATGGAATATTTGCCATTTTCTTCTGAGGATGATTCAAAAGGaagttttgaagaaattattgAGAG GATTCTGTTAAGATCTCGGGAAGTTAAAGGTGGAAAATATGACAAGTCATCAGATGTTGCAGAGCAGCACCGGTTGCAGAGTCTTGAAAAAGCTACATCAATCCAATGGCTCTGCTTTACACCACCCTCCACAATTACCAATGTGAAAGAAGTCAGCGTGAAACTTCTTCTGCGGGCATTGACACACAG CAATATATTGTTCAGGGAATTTGCTCTGATTTCTATGTGGAGAGTGCCAGCAATGCCAATAGGTGCACATGCATTGCTAAGTTTACTTGCTGAGCCTTTGAAGCAGCTTTCAGAACTACCAAATAGTCTTGAGGATTATGTTTCTGAGAATCTGAAAGAGTTTCAAGATTGG AGTGAGTACTACTCCTCTGATGCAACTTATCGCAACTGGCTCAAAATTGAGATTGAGAATGGTGAGGTTCCTCCCCTTGAACTCTCAGTGGAGGATAAACAAAGAGCCACAGCAGCAGCCAAAGAGACATTGAATTCTTCTATGTCATTGTTATTAA GAAAAGGAAATCCTTGGTTGGCTTCTCCTGATGATGAGACATTTGAATCAACAATGCTTGTATTCCTTGAATTGCATGCCACTGCTATGCTTTGTCTGCCATCTGGTGAATGTATGCATCCAGACGCTACCATTTGCACTGCATTAATGAGTGCCCTTTACAGTTCAGTGTGTGAGGAAGTTGTATTACGCCGCCAATTAATG GTGAATGTTACCATTTCACCTAGGGACAATTATTGCATCGAGATTGTTCTTCGCTGTTTGGCAGTAGAGGGTGATGGACTTGGATCACACCAAGTTAGTGATGGTGGTGTTCTGGGTACTGTCATGGCAGCTGGCTTCAAAG GTGAGCTTGCTCGGTTCCAAGCTGGGGTCACAATGGAGATATCCAGATTAGATGCTTGGTATACAAGTGCAGATGGTACTTTGGAAGGCCCAGCAACATATATTGTGCGGGGCCTTTGTCGTAGGTGCTGTCTTCCAGAAATCATTCTTCGATGTATGCAG GTTTCTGTTTCACTAATGGAGTCGGGTAATCCGCCGGAATGCCACGATGAGTTGATGGAACTCGTTGCTTGCCCAGATACTGGGTTTCTTCAATTGTTTAGTCAGCAACAATTGCAG GAGTTTCTATTATTTGAGAGGGAATATGAAATATGCAATATGGAGCTTCAGGAGGAACTTGCATCTTGA
- the LOC18094703 gene encoding protein FLUORESCENT IN BLUE LIGHT, chloroplastic isoform X1, whose product MAVIIRCSSCFSSPPSSDHIISPKPHLPAGKLASLLFRARKFTPSSGDASSILSASRHKLPGSESVHIRPASEGHLNTVQVPPVCDKFLELLSAHQGNMQLRSSAMAFLVTNALMWTTPFEALAETCEADSSIFNMPLLLFVALVGATVGGLLARQRKGELQRLNEQLRQINAALRRQAKIESYAPTLSYAPVGSRILESEVIVDPRKEELISRLKVGKNFLRNQDPEKAFVEFKSALELAQNLKDPTEEKKAVRGLGASLQRQGKLQEAIKYHSMVLAISKREGEESGNTEAYGAIADCYTELGDLEQAAKFYDKYIARLETD is encoded by the exons atggcagTGATAATCCGCTGCAGCTCTTGCTTCTCTTCTCCACCCTCCTCCGATCACATCATCTCCCCCAAACCCCATCTTCCAGCTG GAAAATTGGCCTCTCTTCTGTTTAGAGCACGGAAGTTTACACCATCATCTGGAGATGCTTCAAGTATACTATCTGCTTCTCGCCATAAGTTGCCAGGCAGCGAAAGTGTGCACATAAGGCCTGCATCAGAAGGGCATCTGAACACTGTTCAAGTACCGCCTGTTTGTGACAAATTTCTTGAACTATTGTCTGCTCATCAG GGAAACATGCAATTGAGATCCTCGGCAATGGCTTTTCTTGTTACTAATGCCTTGATGTGGACTACCCCTTTTGAAGCTCTAGCTGAAACATGTGAGGCAGATAGCTCTATCTTCAACATGCCTTTGCTGTTATTTGTGGCCCTTGTAGGGGCCACTGTTGGAG GGTTGCTTGCACGGCAGAGGAAAGGGGAATTGCAGCGGCTGAATGAGCAATTACGCCAGATCAATGCAGCTCTAAGAAGGCAAGCCAAGATCGAGTCCTATGCCCCCACCTTGAGCTATGCTCCTGTTGGTAGTAGAATACTAGAGAGTGAAGTGATTGTTGATCCAAGGAAGGAGGAGTTGATTTCTCGATTGAAAGTTGGAAAGAATTTTTTGCGGAATCAAGATCCAGAGAAGGCATTTGTGGAGTTTAAGTCAGCTCTTGAGCTTGCTCAGAACCTGAAGGATCCAACAGAGGAGAAGAAGGCTGTAAGAGGTTTAG GAGCCTCACTGCAAAGGCAGGGTAAACTTCAAGAAGCTATTAAATATCACTCAATGGTTCTTGCAATCTCcaagagagaaggagaggaatCCGGAAACACGGAGGCATATGGAGCAATAGCGGATTGCTACACTGAACTTGGTGATCTCGAGCAAGCTGCCAAATTTTATGACAAATATATTGCAAGGTTGGAAACAGACTGA
- the LOC18094703 gene encoding protein FLUORESCENT IN BLUE LIGHT, chloroplastic isoform X2 translates to MMGNMQLRSSAMAFLVTNALMWTTPFEALAETCEADSSIFNMPLLLFVALVGATVGGLLARQRKGELQRLNEQLRQINAALRRQAKIESYAPTLSYAPVGSRILESEVIVDPRKEELISRLKVGKNFLRNQDPEKAFVEFKSALELAQNLKDPTEEKKAVRGLGASLQRQGKLQEAIKYHSMVLAISKREGEESGNTEAYGAIADCYTELGDLEQAAKFYDKYIARLETD, encoded by the exons ATGATG GGAAACATGCAATTGAGATCCTCGGCAATGGCTTTTCTTGTTACTAATGCCTTGATGTGGACTACCCCTTTTGAAGCTCTAGCTGAAACATGTGAGGCAGATAGCTCTATCTTCAACATGCCTTTGCTGTTATTTGTGGCCCTTGTAGGGGCCACTGTTGGAG GGTTGCTTGCACGGCAGAGGAAAGGGGAATTGCAGCGGCTGAATGAGCAATTACGCCAGATCAATGCAGCTCTAAGAAGGCAAGCCAAGATCGAGTCCTATGCCCCCACCTTGAGCTATGCTCCTGTTGGTAGTAGAATACTAGAGAGTGAAGTGATTGTTGATCCAAGGAAGGAGGAGTTGATTTCTCGATTGAAAGTTGGAAAGAATTTTTTGCGGAATCAAGATCCAGAGAAGGCATTTGTGGAGTTTAAGTCAGCTCTTGAGCTTGCTCAGAACCTGAAGGATCCAACAGAGGAGAAGAAGGCTGTAAGAGGTTTAG GAGCCTCACTGCAAAGGCAGGGTAAACTTCAAGAAGCTATTAAATATCACTCAATGGTTCTTGCAATCTCcaagagagaaggagaggaatCCGGAAACACGGAGGCATATGGAGCAATAGCGGATTGCTACACTGAACTTGGTGATCTCGAGCAAGCTGCCAAATTTTATGACAAATATATTGCAAGGTTGGAAACAGACTGA
- the LOC7475076 gene encoding oligouridylate-binding protein 1B isoform X2, protein MQQQRLKQQQQALMQQALLQQQSLLQQQSLYHPGLLAPQIEPIPSGNLPPGFDPSTCRSVYVGNIHTQVTEPLLQEVFASTGPVEGCKLIRKEKSSYGFIHYFDRRAAALAILSLNGRHLFGQPIKVNWAYASGQREDTSGHFNIFVGDLSPEVTDATLYACFSVYPSCSDARVMWDQKTGRSRGFGFVSFRNQQDAQSAINDLTGKWLGSRQIRCNWAAKGASSNDDKQSSDSKSVVELTNGTSEDCKEATNNEAPENNPQYTTVYVGNLAPEVAQPDLHRHFHALGAGVIEEVRVQRDKGFGFVRFSTHAEAALAIQMGNTQSLFGKQMKCSWGSKPTPPGTSSNPLPPPAAAPLPGLTATDILAYERQLAISKMGGIHALMHPQGQHPLKQATMGMGAAGASQAIYDGGFQNVAAAQQLMYYQ, encoded by the exons atGCAACAACAGAGGCTTAAACAGCAACAACAAGCACTGATGCAACaggctcttcttcaacaacagtctcttcttcaacaacagtCTCTTTACCATCCTGGCCTCCTCGCTCCTC agaTTGAGCCAATTCCAAGTGGAAATCTGCCTCCTGGTTTTGATCCAAGTACTTGCCGCAGTGT GTATGTGGGAAACATCCACACTCAGGTAACTGAACCCCTTCTCCAAGAGGTTTTTGCGAGTACTGGTCCTGTTGAAGGATGCAAGCttatcagaaaagaaaag TCGTCCTATGGATTTATTCACTACTTTGATCGTCGAGCAGCTGCTCTTGCAATATTATCTCTTAATGGAAGGCATCT ATTTGGGCAGCCTATTAAAGTTAACTGGGCATATGCTAGTGGTCAGAGAGAAGATACATCAG GTCACTTCAACATTTTTGTTGGAGATCTTAGTCCTGAGGTTACTGATGCAACATTGTATGCCTGCTTTTCTGTTTATCCCAGTTGTTC AGATGCAAGGGTTATGTGGGATCAGAAGACTGGGCGTTCAAGAGGGTTTGGATTTGTTTCCTTTCGAAATCAACAG GATGCCCAGAGTGCAATAAATGACCTAACAG GAAAGTGGCTTGGTAGTAGACAGATTCGGTGCAACTGGGCAGCTAAAGGTGCCAGTTCCAATGACGACAAGCAAAGCTCTGATTCAAAAAGTGTGGTGGAACTAACAAATGGCACGTCAG AGGATTGCAAGGAGGCAACAAATAATGAGGCTCCTGAAAACAATCCTCAATATACTACTGTTTATGTTGGCAATCTTGCTCCAGAG GTAGCACAGCCTGATCTCCATCGCCACTTCCATGCTCTTGGTGCTGGAGTTATTGAGGAGGTTCGTGTCCAGAGAGACAAAGGTTTTGGTTTTGTGAGGTTCAGTACTCATGCAGAGGCAGCTTTAGCTATTCAGATGGGAAACACCCAATCACTTTTTGGAAAACAGATGAAG TGCTCATGGGGTAGCAAGCCTACTCCGCCGGGGACAAGCTCAAACCCACTCCCCCCACCTGCTGCTGCCCCTTTGCCTGGTCTCACAGCTACTGATATCTTGGCATATGAGAGGCAGCTAGCGATAAGCAAGATGGGTGGTATCCATGCCTTGATGCATCCTCAGGGGCAGCATCCTCTAAAACAAGCAACAATGGGAATGGGTGCTGCCGGAGCAAGCCAGGCAATATATGATGGTGGTTTCCAGAATGTTGCTGCTGCCCAGCAACTGATGTACTATCAGTAA
- the LOC7475076 gene encoding oligouridylate-binding protein 1B isoform X1 yields the protein MQQQRLKQQQQALMQQALLQQQSLLQQQSLYHPGLLAPPQIEPIPSGNLPPGFDPSTCRSVYVGNIHTQVTEPLLQEVFASTGPVEGCKLIRKEKSSYGFIHYFDRRAAALAILSLNGRHLFGQPIKVNWAYASGQREDTSGHFNIFVGDLSPEVTDATLYACFSVYPSCSDARVMWDQKTGRSRGFGFVSFRNQQDAQSAINDLTGKWLGSRQIRCNWAAKGASSNDDKQSSDSKSVVELTNGTSEDCKEATNNEAPENNPQYTTVYVGNLAPEVAQPDLHRHFHALGAGVIEEVRVQRDKGFGFVRFSTHAEAALAIQMGNTQSLFGKQMKCSWGSKPTPPGTSSNPLPPPAAAPLPGLTATDILAYERQLAISKMGGIHALMHPQGQHPLKQATMGMGAAGASQAIYDGGFQNVAAAQQLMYYQ from the exons atGCAACAACAGAGGCTTAAACAGCAACAACAAGCACTGATGCAACaggctcttcttcaacaacagtctcttcttcaacaacagtCTCTTTACCATCCTGGCCTCCTCGCTCCTCCTCAG aTTGAGCCAATTCCAAGTGGAAATCTGCCTCCTGGTTTTGATCCAAGTACTTGCCGCAGTGT GTATGTGGGAAACATCCACACTCAGGTAACTGAACCCCTTCTCCAAGAGGTTTTTGCGAGTACTGGTCCTGTTGAAGGATGCAAGCttatcagaaaagaaaag TCGTCCTATGGATTTATTCACTACTTTGATCGTCGAGCAGCTGCTCTTGCAATATTATCTCTTAATGGAAGGCATCT ATTTGGGCAGCCTATTAAAGTTAACTGGGCATATGCTAGTGGTCAGAGAGAAGATACATCAG GTCACTTCAACATTTTTGTTGGAGATCTTAGTCCTGAGGTTACTGATGCAACATTGTATGCCTGCTTTTCTGTTTATCCCAGTTGTTC AGATGCAAGGGTTATGTGGGATCAGAAGACTGGGCGTTCAAGAGGGTTTGGATTTGTTTCCTTTCGAAATCAACAG GATGCCCAGAGTGCAATAAATGACCTAACAG GAAAGTGGCTTGGTAGTAGACAGATTCGGTGCAACTGGGCAGCTAAAGGTGCCAGTTCCAATGACGACAAGCAAAGCTCTGATTCAAAAAGTGTGGTGGAACTAACAAATGGCACGTCAG AGGATTGCAAGGAGGCAACAAATAATGAGGCTCCTGAAAACAATCCTCAATATACTACTGTTTATGTTGGCAATCTTGCTCCAGAG GTAGCACAGCCTGATCTCCATCGCCACTTCCATGCTCTTGGTGCTGGAGTTATTGAGGAGGTTCGTGTCCAGAGAGACAAAGGTTTTGGTTTTGTGAGGTTCAGTACTCATGCAGAGGCAGCTTTAGCTATTCAGATGGGAAACACCCAATCACTTTTTGGAAAACAGATGAAG TGCTCATGGGGTAGCAAGCCTACTCCGCCGGGGACAAGCTCAAACCCACTCCCCCCACCTGCTGCTGCCCCTTTGCCTGGTCTCACAGCTACTGATATCTTGGCATATGAGAGGCAGCTAGCGATAAGCAAGATGGGTGGTATCCATGCCTTGATGCATCCTCAGGGGCAGCATCCTCTAAAACAAGCAACAATGGGAATGGGTGCTGCCGGAGCAAGCCAGGCAATATATGATGGTGGTTTCCAGAATGTTGCTGCTGCCCAGCAACTGATGTACTATCAGTAA